A single genomic interval of Camelina sativa cultivar DH55 chromosome 11, Cs, whole genome shotgun sequence harbors:
- the LOC104722479 gene encoding uncharacterized protein LOC104722479 produces the protein MCGSSVIHIMFSVIFIVILFGGLCQASRHVSVDIINDIVPNVQLALHCKSKDKDLGSQSLVPHQHWGFREAINIWETTLFFCHFQWGSQSKWFDILVTRRDQYICEHHPCVWSIRPNGPCRLTGQEQCFLWNAE, from the coding sequence ATGTGTGGCTCCTCTGTAATTCATATAATGTTTAGTGTCATATTCATAGTTATTCTTTTTGGTGGTCTATGCCAGGCTAGTCGGCATGTAAGTGTGGATATCATCAATGATATTGTTCCAAATGTTCAATTGGCACTACACTGCAAATCGAAGGACAAAGATCTCGGATCACAATCTTTAGTCCCTCATCAACACTGGGGATTTAGAGAAGCTATTAATATTTGGGAAACAACTTTGTTCTTTTGTCACTTTCAATGGGGAAGTCAATCTAAATGGTTTGATATTCTTGTAACTAGGAGAGATCAATATATATGTGAACATCATCCGTGTGTTTGGAGTATAAGACCTAATGGTCCATGTAGATTAACAGGtcaagaacaatgttttctATGGAATGCTGAATAA